Proteins from one Aureimonas sp. SA4125 genomic window:
- a CDS encoding GcrA family cell cycle regulator, whose protein sequence is MGWTEERVDLLIKLWTEGLSASQIAGQLGGVTRNAVIGKVHRLKLEGRAKAHVSAQEQAQPKVAAAAVVESVVEMEMPARLVSMQSAPRIMRSSGGGSHGATALKMEEEIDAVAEQPRPLVSAEVVPISRNLTLVQLNERTCKWPLGDPLSPEFRFCGNHSNDASPYCLYHAKIAFQPVSERRRVR, encoded by the coding sequence ATGGGCTGGACGGAAGAAAGAGTGGATCTCTTGATCAAACTCTGGACCGAGGGGCTGAGCGCGAGCCAGATCGCCGGACAACTCGGCGGCGTCACCCGCAACGCGGTCATCGGCAAGGTTCACCGCCTGAAGCTCGAGGGACGGGCGAAAGCGCATGTATCCGCGCAGGAGCAGGCGCAGCCGAAGGTCGCGGCCGCCGCGGTGGTGGAATCGGTCGTCGAAATGGAGATGCCGGCTCGCCTCGTCTCGATGCAGTCCGCTCCCCGCATCATGCGCTCGAGCGGCGGCGGGTCGCACGGCGCCACGGCCCTGAAGATGGAAGAAGAGATCGACGCCGTGGCCGAGCAGCCCCGGCCGCTCGTCTCGGCCGAGGTCGTGCCGATCTCGCGCAACCTGACCCTCGTCCAGTTGAACGAGCGGACCTGCAAGTGGCCGCTGGGCGATCCGCTGTCGCCGGAGTTCCGCTTCTGCGGCAACCACTCCAACGACGCCTCGCCCTACTGCCTCTACCACGCCAAGATCGCGTTTCAGCCGGTCTCCGAGCGTCGACGCGTTCGCTAA
- the pstB gene encoding phosphate ABC transporter ATP-binding protein PstB, translating into MENFQATLNKGPAVNTNRPVKMKGENVSVHYGAKQALFGVSLDVLENQVTALIGPSGCGKSTFLRCLNRMNDTVSSAKVTGNITLDGDDIYDPSIDVVELRARVGMVFQKPNPFPKSIFENVSYGPRIHGLAKSKADLEEIVITSLRRAGLYEEVKDRLDEAGTGLSGGQQQRLCIARAIAVSPEVILMDEPCSALDPIATAKVEELIDELKQNYTIVIVTHSMQQAARVSQVTAMFHLGNIAEVGPTEKMFQNPDDKRTQDYITGRFG; encoded by the coding sequence ATGGAAAACTTTCAAGCGACGCTCAATAAGGGTCCTGCCGTGAATACGAACCGTCCCGTGAAGATGAAGGGCGAGAACGTCTCCGTCCATTACGGCGCCAAGCAAGCGCTGTTCGGTGTCAGCCTCGACGTCTTGGAAAACCAGGTCACGGCCCTGATCGGTCCGTCCGGTTGCGGCAAGTCGACCTTCCTGCGCTGCCTCAACCGCATGAACGATACGGTGTCGTCGGCCAAAGTGACCGGCAACATCACCCTCGACGGCGACGACATCTACGATCCCTCGATCGACGTGGTCGAACTGCGGGCCCGCGTCGGCATGGTGTTCCAGAAACCCAATCCCTTCCCGAAGTCGATCTTCGAGAACGTCTCCTACGGCCCGCGCATCCACGGCCTGGCGAAGTCCAAGGCGGACCTCGAGGAGATCGTCATCACCAGCCTGCGCCGCGCCGGCCTCTATGAGGAGGTCAAGGATCGGCTCGACGAGGCGGGCACCGGCCTTTCCGGCGGCCAGCAGCAGCGTCTCTGCATCGCCCGCGCAATCGCCGTCTCGCCCGAGGTGATCCTGATGGACGAGCCCTGCTCGGCGCTCGACCCGATCGCCACCGCCAAGGTCGAGGAACTGATCGACGAGTTGAAGCAGAACTACACCATCGTCATCGTCACCCACTCGATGCAGCAGGCGGCGCGCGTCAGCCAGGTGACGGCGATGTTCCATCTGGGCAACATCGCCGAGGTCGGGCCGACCGAGAAGATGTTCCAGAACCCCGACGACAAGCGCACCCAGGACTACATCACCGGCCGCTTCGGCTGA
- the phoU gene encoding phosphate signaling complex protein PhoU yields MDEHIVSSYDDELKFIVRRISEMGGQAERMVERSVAALINSDWGLAQSVVADDMLLDAAQRELDERAIMTIAKRQPMAQDLREIVGAIRISSDLERIGDLGKNIAKRVIAVHEHQQPIKLVRGIEHLSELAIEQLKEVLDAYASRDHLRAQTIRDADEDIDAMYTSIFRELLTYMMEDPRNITACTHLLFSAKNIERIGDHATNIAETIFYIKTGQQMEADRPKNDTTASMTIELPGSAPAPGGAGE; encoded by the coding sequence ATGGACGAACATATCGTCTCATCCTACGACGACGAACTGAAGTTCATCGTGCGCCGGATCTCCGAAATGGGAGGCCAGGCCGAGCGCATGGTCGAGCGTTCCGTTGCGGCGCTGATCAACAGCGACTGGGGCCTGGCGCAGTCGGTCGTGGCCGATGACATGCTCCTCGACGCTGCCCAGCGCGAACTCGACGAGCGCGCCATCATGACCATCGCCAAGCGCCAGCCGATGGCGCAGGACCTGCGCGAGATCGTCGGGGCCATCCGCATCTCCAGCGATCTCGAGCGCATCGGCGATCTCGGCAAGAACATCGCCAAGCGAGTCATCGCCGTGCACGAGCACCAGCAGCCGATCAAGCTGGTGCGCGGCATCGAGCATCTGTCGGAACTGGCGATCGAACAGCTGAAGGAAGTGCTCGACGCCTACGCGTCGCGCGATCACCTGCGCGCCCAGACGATCCGCGATGCCGACGAGGACATCGACGCGATGTACACCTCGATCTTCCGCGAACTCCTGACCTATATGATGGAGGATCCGCGCAACATCACCGCCTGCACGCATCTCCTGTTCAGCGCCAAGAACATCGAGCGGATCGGCGATCACGCCACCAACATTGCCGAGACGATCTTCTACATCAAGACCGGCCAGCAGATGGAAGCCGACCGCCCGAAGAACGACACGACGGCGTCGATGACCATCGAACTGCCCGGCAGCGCGCCGGCGCCGGGCGGCGCAGGGGAATAA
- the phoB gene encoding phosphate regulon transcriptional regulator PhoB — protein MNARIAVVEDEEALSVLLRYNLEAEGYIVDTIARGDEADIRLKEIVPDLLILDWMLPGLSGVELCRRLRTRPETERLPIIMLTARGEESERVRGLSVGADDYVVKPFSTPELMARVRAMLRRVRPEKISTLLNAGDIDLDRETHRVRRLGREVKLGPTEFKLLEFFMQSPGRVFSREQLLDGVWGRDIYVDERTVDVHVGRLRKAINRGRQRDPIRTVRGAGYALDENFSASAKAVRPGMPAVAGARDSAAE, from the coding sequence ATGAATGCGCGGATCGCCGTTGTCGAGGACGAGGAGGCGCTCTCCGTCCTCCTGCGCTACAATCTCGAGGCGGAAGGCTACATCGTCGACACCATCGCGCGCGGCGACGAGGCCGACATCCGCCTGAAGGAGATCGTCCCCGACCTCCTGATCCTCGACTGGATGCTGCCGGGCCTTTCCGGCGTCGAGCTCTGCCGGCGGCTGCGCACGCGGCCGGAGACCGAGCGCCTGCCGATCATCATGCTGACCGCGCGCGGCGAGGAATCCGAGCGGGTGAGGGGCCTGTCGGTCGGTGCTGACGACTATGTCGTGAAGCCCTTCTCGACACCGGAACTGATGGCACGGGTGCGCGCCATGCTGCGGCGCGTGCGGCCGGAGAAGATCTCGACCCTCCTGAATGCCGGCGACATCGATCTCGACCGCGAAACCCACCGCGTCCGCCGTCTCGGTCGCGAGGTGAAGCTCGGACCGACGGAATTCAAGCTGCTGGAATTCTTCATGCAGTCGCCCGGGCGCGTCTTCTCGCGCGAGCAATTGCTCGACGGCGTCTGGGGCCGCGACATCTATGTCGACGAGCGCACCGTCGACGTCCATGTCGGGCGCCTGCGCAAGGCGATCAACCGCGGCCGCCAGCGCGACCCGATCCGCACCGTCCGTGGCGCCGGCTACGCCCTCGACGAGAACTTTTCCGCCAGCGCGAAGGCGGTACGGCCGGGCATGCCAGCGGTGGCAGGGGCGCGCGACAGCGCGGCGGAGTAG
- a CDS encoding aspartate aminotransferase family protein: protein MPNDSAPVSPLFSTYARAPLRFERGEGVWLVTEEGQRFLDLGAGIAVNALGHAHPHLVATLKHQAEKLWHTSNLYEIPGQERLGARLTAATFADKAFFTNSGAEALECAFKTARRYHFVNGNPERFRILSFTGAFHGRTLATIAAGGQAKYLEGFGPKVDGFDQVTFGDHAALKAAIGPETAAIVIEPIQGEGGIRSVPPQCLRGLRELCDAEGILLIYDEVQTGVGRTGKLFAYEHSGAAPDIMAVAKGIGGGFPLGVCLATEEAARGMTAGTHGTTYGGNPLAMAVGNAVLDVVLAEGFLEHVRDMSLRFKQSLASLADRYPDVIEDIRGEGLLLGMKAKVPNTVLLTELRNHGVLTVPAGDNVLRILPPLIISADEVREAIDRIEQAVSSLSLGAARKSA, encoded by the coding sequence ATGCCGAACGATTCCGCTCCCGTTTCACCCCTGTTCTCGACCTACGCCCGCGCGCCCCTGCGCTTCGAGCGAGGCGAGGGCGTCTGGCTGGTGACGGAGGAGGGGCAGCGCTTTCTGGATCTCGGAGCGGGCATTGCCGTCAACGCGCTCGGCCATGCCCATCCCCATCTCGTGGCGACACTGAAGCATCAGGCCGAAAAGCTCTGGCACACCTCCAATCTCTACGAGATTCCGGGGCAGGAGCGCCTCGGCGCGCGGCTAACGGCGGCGACCTTCGCCGACAAGGCCTTCTTCACCAATTCCGGTGCGGAGGCGCTCGAATGCGCCTTCAAGACCGCGCGGCGCTACCATTTCGTCAACGGCAATCCCGAGCGCTTCCGCATCCTCAGCTTCACCGGCGCCTTCCACGGCCGGACGCTGGCGACCATCGCCGCCGGCGGCCAGGCGAAATATCTCGAAGGTTTCGGCCCGAAGGTCGACGGCTTCGACCAGGTGACGTTCGGCGACCACGCTGCCTTGAAGGCCGCGATCGGGCCGGAGACGGCGGCGATCGTGATCGAGCCGATCCAGGGCGAGGGCGGCATCCGCTCGGTGCCGCCGCAGTGCCTGCGCGGCCTGCGCGAGCTCTGCGATGCCGAGGGCATCCTTCTGATCTACGACGAGGTACAGACGGGAGTCGGCCGCACCGGCAAGCTCTTCGCCTATGAGCATTCCGGCGCTGCACCCGACATCATGGCCGTCGCCAAGGGCATCGGCGGCGGTTTCCCGCTCGGCGTCTGCCTGGCGACGGAAGAGGCGGCGCGCGGCATGACGGCGGGAACGCACGGCACCACCTACGGCGGCAATCCGCTGGCCATGGCCGTCGGCAACGCCGTGCTCGACGTCGTTCTGGCGGAGGGTTTCCTGGAGCATGTCCGTGACATGTCGCTGCGCTTCAAGCAGTCGCTGGCCTCGCTCGCCGACCGCTACCCCGACGTCATCGAGGATATTCGCGGCGAGGGCCTGCTGCTCGGCATGAAGGCGAAGGTCCCGAACACCGTGCTCCTGACTGAGCTGCGCAATCACGGCGTCCTCACCGTGCCGGCTGGCGACAACGTACTCCGCATCCTGCCGCCGCTGATCATATCGGCCGACGAGGTGCGCGAGGCGATCGATCGGATCGAGCAGGCGGTGTCGTCATTGTCGCTGGGCGCCGCGAGGAAGTCGGCATGA
- the argF gene encoding ornithine carbamoyltransferase, with the protein MSGATQAPKHFIDIADMPAASLRSILDDAVARKGLGRDGPRPLQGRVLAMIFDKPSTRTRVSFDVAMRQLGGETLFLSGTEMQLGRSETIADTARVLSRYVDAIMIRTTSHDRLLEMAENATVPVINGLTDDTHPCQIMADVMTFEEKCGPVAGKTFAWSGDGNNVLNSLIEASSRFGFALRIATPEGSEPDAGRIARARSEGGQILTTFDPVEAVTGADCVVTDTWVSMGREDFARGHNVFAPFQVNERLMAHAAPDALFMHCLPAHRGEEVTDGVIDGPQSVVFDEAENRLHAQKSILAWCFGEAGQHG; encoded by the coding sequence ATGAGCGGGGCGACGCAAGCCCCGAAGCATTTCATCGACATCGCGGACATGCCGGCGGCTTCGCTGCGCAGCATTCTCGACGATGCCGTCGCCCGCAAGGGCCTCGGCCGCGACGGGCCGCGGCCGCTGCAGGGCCGGGTGCTGGCGATGATCTTCGACAAGCCCTCCACCCGCACGCGCGTCTCCTTCGACGTGGCGATGCGCCAGCTTGGCGGCGAGACGCTGTTCCTTTCCGGTACGGAGATGCAGCTCGGCCGCTCCGAGACGATCGCCGACACGGCGCGCGTCCTGTCGCGCTATGTCGACGCCATCATGATCCGCACGACCTCGCACGACCGGCTCCTGGAAATGGCGGAGAATGCGACCGTCCCCGTGATCAACGGCCTCACCGACGACACACATCCCTGCCAGATCATGGCCGATGTCATGACCTTCGAGGAGAAGTGTGGACCCGTCGCCGGCAAGACCTTCGCCTGGAGCGGCGACGGCAACAACGTCCTGAACTCGCTGATCGAGGCGTCGAGCCGCTTCGGCTTCGCCTTGCGCATCGCGACGCCCGAGGGCTCCGAGCCCGACGCCGGGCGTATCGCGCGGGCCCGCAGCGAGGGCGGCCAGATCCTGACGACCTTCGACCCCGTCGAGGCCGTCACCGGCGCCGACTGCGTCGTCACCGATACCTGGGTGTCGATGGGCCGCGAGGATTTCGCCCGCGGCCACAACGTCTTTGCGCCGTTCCAGGTGAACGAGCGGCTGATGGCGCATGCCGCCCCCGACGCGCTCTTCATGCACTGCCTGCCGGCGCATCGCGGCGAGGAAGTCACCGACGGCGTCATCGACGGTCCGCAGTCGGTCGTCTTCGACGAGGCCGAGAACCGGCTGCACGCGCAGAAGTCGATCCTGGCCTGGTGCTTTGGCGAGGCCGGTCAGCATGGCTGA